Genomic segment of Thermomicrobiales bacterium:
CCGGATCGCTAAGCGTTTCGAGCCACGATTCGTCGCCGATGGTCGTTGGACCGCCGTGTCCGGCGTAGATCGTTGTTGCTTCAGGAAACGCTGCGAGGCGGCGCACGCTCACACCGAGCGCTTCGATGGATGATCCAGGCTCGGCAGTGTGACCGGCCCCACCCTTCAGCAGGGTGTCACCAGTGAACATAACATCCAGCGACGGTACCCAGAGCGTGATGCTCCCGGGAGTGTGTCCGGGGGTCTGCAGCACATGGATCTCCAGATCGCCAATGGCCAGGCGCTCGCCTTCGCGAAGCGGTCGATCGATCCGCACTGGCTCAACAATGAACGGCAGTGCCAGTCCTTGCCCGTGCGGGTCGGACATCATGTACTGATCGGCCGGGTTGCCGGCGATGGGGACACCAAGGTCATGAATACGCGACATGTCGGTGATGTGGTCCCAGTGCCCGTGCGTCGCAATGGCCAAACGGAGTGGCGCATCCAGGGCTTCGGCGGACTCTAGCGCGGCGCGCCATGCATCGCGCGGTGCGTCGATGATGATTGCGCCAACGCCCGGCACGATCAGTGCGTAGCACATTGTGTGGAGTGGTCCGCCGACAAATCGGCGCACAACTGGAGCGTTGGTACCCTGCGACATGCGACTTCCCCCTCAACCCGTTCCGTGTGCCATTGTACGGCGACAGTTAATGAACCGCCCCGACGTTGGCGTCGGGGCGGTTCTTCACGGGAAGGGTATTGGGGGTGGAGGGTTGCAGTGGGTGGGGAACCACTGCACTTTAGATAAGCGACGAATCACAGAACCGTTACGGTTCCTTTGCTACGAGTTCTTTGTGGTACGTTGTGCTGGCAGCGGGTGTGTGAGAAGCCATCCGGTTTCAGCAATCTATCTCGTACGCAGCGCAACAGGCTGACCTGATTGACGGCGGTAATCCCGACCGGGAAGGGAAGAACGCAACGATGTCGATGGTCATGGAAGAGATGACGAAGACAGAACGTGTCATGGCCGCAGTGATGGGCGAGGAAGTGGACCGCATTCCCGTCTGCTTCTGGCATCACTTCAAGCCGGAAGGTTCCGGTCGTCGGATGGCGGAAGCCACACTCGAGTTCTTCGAGGCTGAGTTCGACCTCGATATCCTGAAGATCATGCCCGACCTGCCATATCCGTTCCCGCGCCGGAGTGTGCGTGCGCCTGAAGACTGGCGGCTTGTTGAGCCGGTGGATATGGTCCGGTCGCGCTTTTTCCACCAGCGTGCTGTTGCCATCCAGGCGCTCCGCGATGCCGTCGGCTATGAGACGCCAATCATCATGACTGTGTTCTCGCCGCTCTGTGAAGCGCTCCACTTTACCGAAACGAAGGAACTGTTCCTGGAGCACGCGCGGAAGCACCCGGGCGTGGTCCATGAAGCGTTGGCAACCATCGCCGAGAACCTGCGGGCTCACATCCAGGATTGTGTCGATTCTGGAGCAGACGGCGTGTTTTTCGCGCTGCAAGGCTGCACCAGCGCGATGATGACCCCTGAGGAATATCGCGAGCTGGGGCGACCGTACGACCTGCTGGCGCTGCAGGGCGCGCGCGACAGCTGGCTGAACGTCCTGCATGTCCATGGCGACCGTGACCTGTTCTTCGACGATGTACTCGACTATCCGGTGCAGGTATTGTCGTGGTCGGATCGCCTCGCCGGGCCGAGCCTGGCCGAAGCGCGATCGAAGACGGACCTGTGCCTCATGGGTGGCTGGCACGAATTTGGCGCGCTTTCCAACGGGCCGGAAAACGAGATCCGGCGCGAGGCGGAAGACGCGATCGGCCAGACTGGAGGCCGCAAGTTCATTCTCGCCAACGGCTGCTCGGTGCCAGACGACACTGATCCGCAGTGGCTGCACATCGCGCGCGACATGGTTGACGAGCTGGAGTTGCCCACCGAATGACATCCACAGCACCGACAGACCAGGGATCTCGCGGCGTGATCGTGGCGCTGATCCCGGACGTCTTCTTTTCGGTTAACGTCCGCTCGACGATACTGCGCCTCGGGTATCAGGCAGTGTTGGCCAAGGGCGTTGATCAACTGTCCCAGGGGCAGAGCGCGCGACTTGTCATTGTCGATGGGACTGCGATCAGATCAGCCGAGGACTGGGATGCGCTCGGTCTGCTCAGCGCCGCTGGAACGCCGGTGCTCGTGTTTGGTCCGCACAAGGATGTTGATGTGCTGCGCGCTGCGAAGCAGGCCAACGTTACTCGTGTCGTTGCGAACAGCCTGTTTCACCGCGAAATGCCCAACCTCATCGAACGCTACGCCCTCGCCGAGGACTAGCGAACGACTGGGTTGACGAGGAGTGTCTGCGTCTCGGTGCGGTTGCCGTTCACCAGAACGGTGATCGTGTACTCGACCGGCCCGTTCTCGCGCGTCGGGACATCTACGCTCAGCGGCACCGCTATCCAGCCCTCTTCGCGGGTCTGCCTCGGCAGGCGCTCGTTTGAGTAGAGACTTCCACGCCGATGAAGACGGACCTCGACGACATCGTCGCGGGTGAGGTTCTCGACTTCCATCGCGAGCCACAGATCGGCGGTTCCGTCTTCCCGCGAATCCCAGATCGTGATGTCGTCGCCGAGCGGCACATTAGTGCGCGGGTTCACGCGGTCAGTCACGACGAGATCGGTGATGCGCACCGCGTTCGCCAGTGCAGGCGTCACGGTTGGAGTTGGCTCCTCGACTGGAACGCTGCCGGCCTCGGTGATTTCGAACGGTACCGTGCGAGCCTCGACGCCGTTCAGCAGCAACGTCACGGAGTAGTTGCCCTCGGGCAGCGAGCCATCCGGGCGTAGCGTGAACGTCAGCATCCGTGGGTCTTCGGTCGGATCGGGAGCGAGCTGATCGATCAGCACATCGCCACGGAACCAGAGCGTCGTGACTGTCCAGCCGTCCGGCTCAACCATGCGCGAGACACGGGCGCGAAATGTTAGCTCTTCGCTATCGGCTGGGAATCGGGTGCGGACGCCGACCGGTTTCCCGATGTTGTCGAACCCTGTCGCAAACGCGGCCTCGGCGATCGCCTTCGCCGGATCGCCCTTGCCAACGCGGAACAGGAATCGATCGAACTTCTGGTTGTCGATCAGCAGCTCGACGGCGTAGGTGGCGTCCGGCTTCAGTGCAAACGGCGGTTGATACGCGAGCGCAACCCAACTCGGACTGTCCTGTGTCTCAATGGTCATGTCGTCGCTCTGGGCGATGATCTGCTCGTTCTCCAGCCAGTAGGCGCGCAGCGGCGTCCCCGGCGGGAGTCCCTGCACGTGCACACACAGGAAAATCTGGCGGGCGGTTTCCGACACGACCGTCGTCTCGGCGAGCGGAGCATCACTGTCATCCACGCGTGTGGACAGCACGACTCGATCGACTGTTACGGGAACGGTAGTTGGTGTCGCAACCGGGCTGGCGGCCAGATCGACGGCGGTCGCTGTCGGCAGCGCTGTGGGTGTAGGCGGATTCGCCTCGGGAGTCTCACGAATGATGCGTGGCGTCGAGCAGCCAACCAGAAGCATGACGAGCATGCTCATCAGCAGCGTCTCAGCTGCCAGGCGGCTTCCGATAGACGCCAAAGGCGTCCTGATATTCGTCTGCGACCTCCTGGGCCGTCTTGTGAACATAGATCCTCGTGGTCGCCGGTGATGCATGCCCCAGCAGTGTCTGAACTGTCGATTCTCTGACGCGGCGTCGCACGAGCTCTGAAGCGAGGCCGTGTCGGAACGAATGGGGCGTGATCTCAGCTTCAACGCCGGCAGCAGTGCTTAGTTCGGCGACAATGTGCTCAACAGTGCGGGGCGAAATGTTTCGACCCGGCTCCCCAAGTTTGTCACGTCCGGAGAACGCAGGAAAGGCACCAGTTCCCCGGCCCTGATCGCCTCGGGCTGTCCAGTAAACGACGAGCGCCTCGGCTGTGGCTGCATCGAACAAGACGGTTCGGCTCTTGCCGCCTTTGGCGCGGTAGATCGACGCCTCTCCGCGCTCGAGGTCAATGTCGCGTCGCCGTAGTGCACAGAGCTCTGAGACACGAACGCCGGTTCGATACAGAAACAGGATCATCGCCCTGATCTTCAGGCGCCGTAGCTCAAGGTGCGGCTTCGTGGCGTGCGGCATCGCAAGGACGTGTTCAACGATTGTCTCAATGTCGTCGAGGTGGATATCCGGCGGCGGCGGTGTAAACCGCGGCATCATCGCTCGCACGCGTGTCCGCAGCTTGTCGTTGGGCAGATCGGGGTGGAAGTCGTAGGCCGCCAGGTACGCATACCACTTCCGCACAGCAGCGAGCTGCGTCTGAACGGTCCGCATTCGCGAGACTTCTTCCGGAGTTCGCAGATCCCGAGGCATCTCCCGCGAGACAAACGCAGTGACGTGCTCGATCGAAAGGTCGGTCACTGGCGTGGTTTGCGGATCGAGGCCGAAGTCATCTTCGACAATCGTCAGGAAGCGGCGGATCGAGTAGTCGTACGTGCGACGAGAGCGCGGCGAAAGGCGCAAATCCTCGTCGATAAAGCGCCGATGAGCATCGGCGATGGTCATCTCGTTGCCCGCTGAACCTGCTGATTGTGACTGATCACTGTGTACGTACATGTACGAACTATAGGATCAGTCATGGAAAAGAGCAACCTGACCTCGTGGCTGCCCAAGTGGACAGGGTGCAACCATGTCTGCTGGCCCCCCTATTCCGACCATATGGCTGACGCGGATACGCGGTCGGCTGATTAGGCTGAATGCACTGAGGAACTCGCCTCAGCTCGACAACGACGTCGATGTCTGAGAGGACAGCCATGCTGCTGGTTATTGCGTATCTGTTGTTTATCGCCTACGCCGCCGGGCTATTCGTCTACGCTGCTGTACGCGAACGGTCGTTTGCGGCGATCGGCATTCTGGTGTCGATGGTCGGGCTGCAGTTTGCACTGTTTGAGACAACGATGCCCATTGTTGGAATCGCCATCGCGGGTGTTGGATCGGCTGCTGATTGGTCGCGATCTGATCGACTCGATAACCCCGCGCCTCGCCCTGGCCGTCATTCAGCGTCGTCGCGGCAGCGCGATGTCGGCGCAGCCACGACGTGCCGGCAACCCGCTTTCGGAGTTCTGAAAGCAGGTTGCGCGACATGCTTTGAGAGGTTAATCGGTCTTAGCCCCGTACCGATACGAACCCTCGTGCGCGTGCTGCAGATAGGCAGTCAGCAAGTCGATTGCGGCCTGAATGTCAGCAGTCGAGCACATCTCGTTGACGGTGTGGACGTAGCGCGTTGGGATCGACAGCGTGACCGCCGGGACACCGGTGCGCGTGCGCTGGACTGCGCCAGCGTCGGTTCCGCCGCGTGGCAGGATCTCCATCTGGTGAGTAATGTCGGCGCTCCGGGCGACCTCCCGCATATGCTGGACGAGCGCGTAATTGGAGATTGTTGACGAGTCCATCAGCTTGATCGCCACGCCGTCGCCGAGCTTCGTCACCGCGTCCTGTTCGGCTGCGCCGGGGATGTCCATCGCGAGCGTCACGTCGAGCGCAATACCGATGTCTGGATCAACGCCGTAGGATGA
This window contains:
- a CDS encoding MBL fold metallo-hydrolase — encoded protein: MSQGTNAPVVRRFVGGPLHTMCYALIVPGVGAIIIDAPRDAWRAALESAEALDAPLRLAIATHGHWDHITDMSRIHDLGVPIAGNPADQYMMSDPHGQGLALPFIVEPVRIDRPLREGERLAIGDLEIHVLQTPGHTPGSITLWVPSLDVMFTGDTLLKGGAGHTAEPGSSIEALGVSVRRLAAFPEATTIYAGHGGPTTIGDESWLETLSDPDAPLVQWRASNERRQRPAVSE
- a CDS encoding uroporphyrinogen decarboxylase; amino-acid sequence: MSMVMEEMTKTERVMAAVMGEEVDRIPVCFWHHFKPEGSGRRMAEATLEFFEAEFDLDILKIMPDLPYPFPRRSVRAPEDWRLVEPVDMVRSRFFHQRAVAIQALRDAVGYETPIIMTVFSPLCEALHFTETKELFLEHARKHPGVVHEALATIAENLRAHIQDCVDSGADGVFFALQGCTSAMMTPEEYRELGRPYDLLALQGARDSWLNVLHVHGDRDLFFDDVLDYPVQVLSWSDRLAGPSLAEARSKTDLCLMGGWHEFGALSNGPENEIRREAEDAIGQTGGRKFILANGCSVPDDTDPQWLHIARDMVDELELPTE
- a CDS encoding tyrosine-type recombinase/integrase; the encoded protein is MTIADAHRRFIDEDLRLSPRSRRTYDYSIRRFLTIVEDDFGLDPQTTPVTDLSIEHVTAFVSREMPRDLRTPEEVSRMRTVQTQLAAVRKWYAYLAAYDFHPDLPNDKLRTRVRAMMPRFTPPPPDIHLDDIETIVEHVLAMPHATKPHLELRRLKIRAMILFLYRTGVRVSELCALRRRDIDLERGEASIYRAKGGKSRTVLFDAATAEALVVYWTARGDQGRGTGAFPAFSGRDKLGEPGRNISPRTVEHIVAELSTAAGVEAEITPHSFRHGLASELVRRRVRESTVQTLLGHASPATTRIYVHKTAQEVADEYQDAFGVYRKPPGS